From a region of the Pseudomonas fulva 12-X genome:
- a CDS encoding sigma-54-dependent transcriptional regulator: MNDDLTVLIVEDDPHVLLGCQQALALEDIPCEGVGSAEDALQRIGADFPGIVISDIRLPGMDGLQLLGELKRRDPSLPVVLITGHGDIGMAVGAMRDGAYDFMEKPFSPERLVDVARRALEQRGLAREVSSLRRQLAGKQALEQRLIGRSPAMQQLRELIANVADTSANVLIEGETGTGKELVARCLHDFSRRQSKAFVALNCGGLPENLFESEIFGHEAHAFTGAGKRRIGKIEHANGGSLFLDEIESMPLNLQIKLLRVLQEHSLERLGSNQPIDVDCRVIAATKADLDEAGKAGQFRSDLYYRLNVVTLELPPLRERREDIALLFEHFLQLSALRFDRAAPELDRHTLAALMAHDWPGNVRELRNVAERFALGLPAFKKSGAQEGNAATFAEAVEAFERNLLVDALEQHAGNLSQAAQALGMAKTTLFDKVKKYGLQ; the protein is encoded by the coding sequence ATGAATGACGACCTCACCGTGCTGATCGTCGAAGACGACCCCCACGTGCTGCTCGGTTGCCAGCAGGCCCTGGCCCTGGAAGACATTCCCTGCGAAGGCGTGGGCAGTGCCGAAGACGCCCTGCAACGCATCGGCGCGGACTTTCCGGGCATCGTCATCAGCGATATCCGCCTGCCCGGCATGGACGGCCTGCAACTGCTCGGCGAGCTCAAACGCCGCGACCCGAGCCTGCCGGTGGTGCTGATCACCGGCCACGGCGACATCGGCATGGCGGTCGGCGCCATGCGCGACGGCGCCTACGATTTCATGGAAAAGCCCTTCTCGCCCGAGCGCCTGGTCGACGTCGCCCGCCGCGCCCTGGAGCAACGCGGCCTGGCCCGCGAGGTGTCGTCGCTGCGCCGCCAGCTGGCCGGCAAGCAGGCCCTGGAGCAGCGCCTGATCGGGCGCTCGCCGGCCATGCAGCAACTGCGCGAACTGATCGCCAATGTCGCCGACACCTCGGCCAACGTGCTGATCGAAGGCGAGACCGGTACCGGCAAAGAGCTGGTCGCGCGCTGCCTGCACGACTTCAGCCGTCGGCAGAGCAAGGCCTTCGTGGCGCTCAACTGCGGCGGTCTGCCGGAAAACCTGTTCGAGAGCGAAATCTTCGGCCACGAAGCCCATGCCTTTACCGGCGCCGGCAAGCGCCGTATCGGCAAGATCGAGCACGCCAACGGCGGTAGCCTGTTTCTCGACGAAATCGAAAGCATGCCGCTTAACCTGCAGATCAAACTGCTGCGCGTGCTGCAGGAACACAGCCTGGAGCGTCTGGGCTCGAACCAGCCCATCGACGTCGATTGCCGGGTGATCGCCGCCACCAAGGCCGACCTCGACGAAGCCGGCAAGGCCGGGCAGTTTCGCAGCGACCTCTACTACCGCCTCAACGTGGTAACCCTGGAATTGCCGCCATTGCGCGAGCGCCGCGAAGACATCGCCCTGCTGTTCGAGCACTTCCTGCAGCTCTCGGCCCTGCGCTTCGACCGCGCCGCCCCGGAGCTGGATCGCCACACCCTGGCCGCACTGATGGCCCACGACTGGCCCGGCAACGTGCGCGAACTGCGCAACGTCGCCGAACGCTTCGCCCTAGGCCTGCCGGCCTTCAAGAAGAGCGGCGCCCAGGAAGGCAACGCCGCCACCTTCGCCGAAGCCGTGGAAGCCTTCGAGCGCAACCTGCTGGTCGACGCCCTCGAACAGCACGCCGGCAACCTCAGCCAGGCCGCCCAGGCCCTCGGCATGGCCAAGACCACACTGTTCGACAAGGTGAAGAAATACGGGCTGCAGTGA
- the aspA gene encoding aspartate ammonia-lyase, with protein MSAAASFRVEKDLLGTLEVPADAYYGIQTLRALNNFRLSGVPLAHYPKLVVALAMVKQAAADANRELGHLPAEKHAAISEACARIIRGDFHEQFVVDMIQGGAGTSTNMNANEVIANIALEAMGHAKGEYKHLHPNNDVNMAQSTNDAYPTAIRLGLLLGHDTLLASLESLIQSFAAKGEEFAHVLKMGRTQLQDAVPMTLGQEFRAFATTLGEDLARLRSLAPELLTEVNLGGTAIGTGINADPGYQHLAVQRLALISGQPLVPAADLIEATSDMGAFVLFSGMLKRTAVKLSKICNDLRLLSSGPRTGINEINLPARQPGSSIMPGKVNPVIPEAVNQVAFEIIGNDLALTMAAEGGQLQLNVMEPLIAYKIFDSIRLLQRAMDMLREHCINGITANEAHCRALMENSIGLITALNPYIGYENSTRIAKEALVSGRGVLELVREEQLLDDTTLAEILRPENMIAPHQLKPLTPPVKDAVEQQR; from the coding sequence ATGTCCGCTGCTGCATCGTTCCGCGTCGAAAAAGACCTGCTCGGCACCCTCGAAGTCCCGGCAGATGCCTATTACGGTATCCAGACCCTGCGTGCGCTGAACAACTTCCGCCTCTCCGGCGTGCCCCTGGCCCACTACCCGAAACTGGTCGTGGCCCTGGCGATGGTCAAGCAGGCCGCCGCCGACGCCAACCGCGAGCTGGGCCACCTGCCCGCCGAAAAACACGCGGCCATCAGCGAAGCCTGTGCACGCATCATCCGCGGCGATTTCCACGAGCAGTTCGTGGTGGACATGATTCAGGGCGGTGCCGGCACCTCGACCAACATGAATGCCAACGAGGTGATCGCCAACATCGCCCTGGAAGCCATGGGTCATGCCAAAGGTGAATACAAGCACCTGCACCCGAACAACGACGTGAACATGGCGCAGTCGACCAACGACGCCTACCCGACCGCCATTCGCCTGGGCCTGCTGCTGGGCCACGACACCCTGCTGGCCAGCCTGGAAAGCCTGATCCAGTCGTTCGCCGCCAAGGGCGAAGAATTCGCCCACGTACTGAAGATGGGCCGCACCCAGCTGCAGGACGCCGTGCCGATGACCCTCGGCCAGGAATTCCGCGCCTTCGCCACCACCCTGGGTGAAGACCTGGCGCGCCTGCGCAGCCTGGCGCCGGAGCTGCTGACCGAAGTGAACCTGGGCGGCACCGCCATCGGTACCGGCATCAACGCCGATCCGGGCTACCAGCACCTGGCCGTGCAGCGCCTGGCGCTGATCAGCGGCCAGCCGCTGGTGCCGGCTGCCGACCTGATCGAAGCCACCTCCGACATGGGCGCCTTCGTGCTGTTCTCCGGCATGCTCAAGCGCACCGCGGTCAAGCTGTCGAAGATCTGCAACGACCTGCGCCTGCTGTCCAGCGGCCCGCGTACCGGCATCAACGAGATCAACCTGCCGGCTCGCCAGCCGGGCAGCTCGATCATGCCGGGCAAGGTCAACCCGGTGATCCCGGAAGCGGTCAACCAGGTGGCCTTCGAAATCATCGGCAACGACCTGGCGCTGACCATGGCAGCCGAAGGCGGCCAGCTGCAGCTGAACGTGATGGAGCCGCTGATCGCCTACAAGATCTTCGACTCGATCCGCCTGCTGCAACGCGCCATGGACATGCTGCGCGAGCACTGCATCAACGGCATCACCGCCAACGAAGCCCACTGCCGCGCCCTGATGGAAAACTCCATCGGCCTGATCACCGCGCTGAACCCGTACATCGGCTACGAGAACTCCACCCGTATCGCCAAGGAAGCGCTGGTCAGCGGCCGCGGCGTGCTGGAGCTGGTGCGTGAAGAGCAACTGCTGGACGACACCACCCTGGCCGAGATCCTGCGCCCCGAGAACATGATCGCCCCGCACCAGCTCAAGCCCCTGACCCCGCCAGTCAAGGACGCGGTCGAGCAGCAGCGCTAA
- a CDS encoding helix-turn-helix domain-containing protein, giving the protein MSNHLGENLRLLCSHYRSIAEVCRKVGINRAQFNKYLSGESQPTAYNLKRIGDFFGVEGYELGLPGEQFARLIGARGTQIGAPAQQDPLHALLQPLRDSSGDLSRYCGYYFEYANCMSVPGTILLSLVHMREEGGNFLFERQERQVLSTGGLADDSARCRYLGAAFQLQDRLFLIDYESLTVNEMSQTILIPSFKSRITRLNGLKTGVSSGDRRTPACTRVVWEFLGTEINRISTYRQVMLYQPDDPRIDEDIRQRLAHAPVREGLFEVE; this is encoded by the coding sequence ATGTCCAATCACCTCGGTGAGAATCTGCGGCTGCTTTGCAGCCACTACCGGTCCATTGCGGAGGTGTGCCGCAAGGTCGGCATCAACCGCGCCCAGTTCAACAAGTACCTCTCCGGAGAGAGCCAGCCCACGGCCTATAACCTCAAAAGGATTGGGGATTTCTTTGGCGTCGAGGGCTACGAGCTGGGCCTGCCGGGTGAGCAGTTCGCGCGCCTGATCGGCGCCCGCGGCACGCAGATCGGCGCACCGGCGCAGCAGGATCCGTTACACGCGTTGTTACAGCCGCTACGTGACAGCTCCGGTGACCTGTCGCGCTATTGCGGCTATTACTTCGAATACGCCAATTGCATGTCGGTGCCGGGCACTATCCTGCTGTCGCTGGTGCACATGCGCGAGGAGGGCGGCAACTTCCTGTTCGAGCGCCAGGAGCGTCAGGTGTTATCCACAGGCGGGCTGGCCGACGACTCGGCGCGCTGCCGCTACCTGGGCGCCGCCTTCCAGCTGCAGGACCGGCTGTTTCTCATCGACTACGAGTCGCTGACCGTCAACGAGATGAGCCAGACCATCCTGATCCCCAGCTTCAAGAGCCGCATCACCCGCCTCAATGGCCTTAAGACCGGGGTATCCAGCGGCGACCGCCGCACGCCGGCCTGCACCCGGGTGGTGTGGGAATTTCTCGGTACCGAAATCAACCGCATCAGCACCTACCGCCAGGTGATGCTCTACCAGCCGGACGACCCACGCATCGACGAAGACATCCGCCAGCGCCTGGCCCATGCGCCGGTGCGCGAAGGGTTGTTCGAGGTGGAGTGA
- a CDS encoding FecR domain-containing protein — protein MMTDTPLTALPGEVVDQAIDWSIKLNYNSADAATQTAFADWLQGREENRLAWQRVQSLGGRFASMPSELALQTLGKLPEARLRRRQMTRLLVLFAGIGATTLGVREVTPWQRLVADYSTRVGERNRWSLADGSLLDLNTDSAVRLHFDERQRELELLRGELHLISGADPGHAQKRTLLVRTAFGAFEALGTRLSVRLEARSCRLGVTEGAVRLQPVAGTAVVAQAGESWLLDAREARREAHEPADSAAWRDGLLVARDRPLAEVLDELGRYRHGHLGCDPQIAGRRISGNFSLANIDATLTFLAQAHDLQLHYLTRYWIRVSA, from the coding sequence ATGATGACTGACACCCCGCTGACCGCGCTGCCTGGCGAGGTGGTCGACCAGGCCATCGACTGGTCGATCAAGCTCAATTACAACAGCGCGGATGCCGCGACCCAGACGGCCTTTGCCGACTGGCTGCAAGGGCGCGAGGAGAATCGTCTGGCCTGGCAGCGTGTCCAGAGCCTGGGCGGCCGGTTCGCCAGCATGCCGAGCGAGCTGGCCTTGCAAACCCTGGGCAAACTGCCTGAGGCGCGCCTGCGCCGGCGGCAGATGACACGGCTGCTGGTGCTGTTCGCCGGCATCGGCGCGACCACGCTGGGCGTGCGGGAAGTGACGCCCTGGCAACGCCTGGTGGCCGACTACAGCACCCGAGTGGGCGAGCGTAATCGCTGGAGCCTTGCCGATGGCAGCCTGCTGGATCTGAATACCGACAGTGCGGTGCGCCTGCACTTCGACGAGCGCCAGCGCGAACTCGAGCTGTTGCGTGGCGAGCTGCATCTGATCAGCGGTGCCGACCCTGGCCATGCGCAAAAGCGCACGCTGCTGGTACGTACAGCGTTTGGTGCGTTCGAGGCATTGGGCACGCGATTGAGCGTGCGGCTGGAGGCGCGCAGCTGTCGCCTTGGGGTGACCGAAGGCGCGGTGCGCCTGCAGCCCGTGGCGGGCACTGCGGTGGTGGCGCAGGCCGGTGAAAGCTGGCTGCTCGATGCCAGGGAGGCGCGGCGCGAGGCCCATGAGCCCGCCGATAGCGCCGCCTGGCGCGACGGCCTCCTGGTTGCACGTGACAGGCCGCTGGCCGAGGTGCTCGATGAGCTCGGTCGTTATCGCCATGGTCACCTGGGCTGCGATCCGCAGATCGCCGGCAGGCGCATCAGCGGCAACTTCAGCCTCGCCAACATCGACGCCACCCTGACCTTTCTGGCCCAGGCCCACGACCTGCAGCTGCATTACCTGACCCGTTACTGGATAAGGGTTTCGGCATAG
- a CDS encoding sigma-70 family RNA polymerase sigma factor → MPSGLALDRLYIEHHGWLQGWLQARLNNRADAADLAQDTFLRLLQRRIGELAEPRAYLRTVARGLVIDLWRRRDIERAWLETIAQLPEHQAPSPETGLLIIESLVAIDSLLDELPAAVREAFLLAQLDGMTCPAIAQRLGVSLSTVERYIAKALRHCYRLTFEQP, encoded by the coding sequence ATGCCATCCGGACTCGCCCTCGATAGGCTGTATATCGAACACCACGGCTGGCTGCAGGGCTGGCTGCAGGCGCGCCTGAACAACCGCGCCGATGCTGCCGACCTGGCCCAGGACACCTTCCTGCGTCTGCTGCAGCGCCGCATCGGCGAGCTGGCTGAGCCGCGCGCCTACCTGCGCACGGTGGCACGCGGGCTGGTCATCGACCTGTGGCGCCGTCGTGATATCGAGCGCGCCTGGCTGGAAACCATCGCTCAGTTGCCGGAGCACCAGGCCCCCTCTCCGGAAACCGGCCTGCTGATCATCGAGTCGCTGGTCGCCATCGACAGTCTGCTGGACGAGCTGCCGGCTGCAGTGCGCGAAGCCTTTCTGCTGGCCCAGTTGGACGGCATGACCTGCCCGGCAATCGCCCAGCGCCTGGGCGTGTCGCTGTCCACTGTCGAGCGTTACATCGCCAAGGCACTGCGCCATTGCTACCGGCTGACGTTCGAGCAGCCATGA
- a CDS encoding substrate-binding periplasmic protein — MRVNAAWFAGLLAVSSLFALPAHADLPADYKVVLQTENFPPFNMADGEKNFARDANIQGVSTTIVREMFKRAGIGYTMTLRFPWSRVYDDTLAHANYGLFSTSMSEARRPLFKWVGPIAKVEGVLLAAPGSKIENLSSLKEAAKYRIGAYKDGAVSQALERAGLQATNALRDQENIAKLTGGKIDLWATTDPVWRYHARQAGVTGLRTVLVIDRSDMYLALNLETPDEVVTRLQQALDQMKNEGYGTCNKHPELC; from the coding sequence ATGAGAGTCAATGCCGCATGGTTTGCCGGCCTGCTGGCCGTTTCCAGCCTGTTCGCCCTGCCCGCCCACGCCGACCTGCCGGCGGACTACAAAGTGGTGCTGCAGACCGAGAATTTTCCGCCCTTCAACATGGCTGACGGTGAGAAGAATTTCGCCCGCGACGCCAATATCCAGGGCGTCAGCACCACCATCGTGCGCGAAATGTTCAAGCGCGCCGGCATCGGCTACACCATGACCCTGCGCTTCCCGTGGAGCCGCGTGTACGACGACACCCTGGCCCACGCCAACTACGGGCTGTTCTCCACCTCCATGAGCGAGGCGCGCCGCCCGCTGTTCAAGTGGGTCGGGCCGATCGCCAAGGTCGAAGGCGTGCTGCTCGCGGCACCGGGCTCGAAGATCGAAAACCTGAGCAGCCTCAAGGAGGCCGCCAAGTACCGCATCGGCGCTTACAAGGACGGCGCCGTCAGCCAGGCCCTGGAGCGCGCCGGCCTGCAAGCGACCAATGCCCTGCGCGACCAGGAGAACATCGCCAAGCTCACCGGCGGCAAGATCGACCTGTGGGCCACCACCGACCCGGTATGGCGCTACCACGCCCGCCAGGCCGGCGTGACCGGCCTGCGCACCGTGCTGGTCATCGACCGCTCGGACATGTACCTGGCGCTCAACCTCGAGACCCCGGACGAAGTGGTCACTCGCCTGCAGCAGGCCCTCGACCAGATGAAGAACGAGGGCTACGGCACCTGCAACAAGCATCCGGAGCTGTGCTGA
- a CDS encoding substrate-binding periplasmic protein, with the protein MTVKTAWLLCLLSLSGAVALPAQAELPVGYQVVLQTENFPPFNMADNEKNFARDANIQGVSTTIVREMFKRAGIDYTLTLRFPWSRIYDATLANANHGLFSTSMNEARRPLFKWVGPIAKVERVLLAAPGSNIPNLTGLEQARQYRIGSYKDSAAAQALEKAGLQPNNTLRDQENIAKLTSGKIDLWGTTDPVWRYQARQEGVTGLRNVLTFDRADLYLALNLDTPDEVVTRLQQALDQMKTEGYGTCNKHPELC; encoded by the coding sequence ATGACCGTCAAAACCGCGTGGCTGCTGTGCCTGCTGTCCCTTTCAGGTGCTGTCGCACTCCCCGCCCAGGCCGAATTGCCGGTCGGCTACCAGGTCGTGTTACAAACGGAAAACTTTCCGCCGTTCAACATGGCGGACAACGAGAAGAACTTCGCCCGCGACGCCAACATCCAGGGCGTCAGCACCACCATCGTGCGCGAGATGTTCAAACGCGCCGGCATCGACTACACCCTGACCCTGCGCTTCCCCTGGAGCCGCATCTACGACGCCACCCTGGCCAACGCCAACCACGGCCTGTTCTCCACCTCGATGAACGAGGCGCGCCGCCCGCTGTTCAAGTGGGTCGGCCCGATCGCCAAGGTCGAGCGCGTGCTGCTCGCAGCGCCCGGCTCCAATATCCCCAACCTGACCGGCCTGGAGCAGGCGCGCCAGTACCGCATCGGCAGCTACAAGGACAGCGCCGCCGCCCAGGCCCTGGAAAAGGCCGGCCTGCAGCCGAACAACACCCTGCGCGATCAGGAGAACATCGCCAAGCTCACCAGCGGCAAGATCGATCTGTGGGGCACTACCGATCCGGTATGGCGCTACCAGGCCCGCCAGGAAGGCGTGACCGGCCTGCGCAACGTGCTGACTTTCGACCGCGCCGACCTCTACCTGGCCCTCAATCTGGATACACCGGACGAAGTAGTCACCCGCCTGCAACAGGCTCTCGATCAGATGAAGACCGAAGGCTACGGCACCTGCAACAAGCACCCGGAACTGTGCTGA
- a CDS encoding LysR substrate-binding domain-containing protein — translation MNLETKWLEDFVTLAATRSFSAAAQKRFVTQPAFSRRIQSLEAALGLTLVNRSRTPIELTESGQLFLLTARSMVEQLGEVVRHLHHLEGQQGEALQIAAAHSLVFGFFPEWIARLRRDGLPLTTRLVATNVGEAVHSLREGTCDLILAYHDQDAAVQLAPDLFPSLPLGVSEMLPVCAVDEQGAPLFDLDAGQSVPLLAYSAGTYLGRSVNLLLRQRALRSTTVHETAMADSLKAMALQGLGVAWVPRLSMNAELARGELVVCGKEHWHIPLEIRLYRWSMSRKAAVRLLWRKLEGGVGQLEAIEQQAGKM, via the coding sequence ATGAACCTGGAAACCAAATGGCTGGAAGACTTCGTCACCCTGGCCGCTACCCGCAGCTTCTCCGCCGCGGCGCAAAAGCGTTTCGTGACCCAGCCGGCCTTCAGCCGGCGCATCCAGAGCCTGGAGGCAGCGCTCGGCCTGACGCTGGTCAACCGCTCGCGCACGCCGATCGAGCTGACCGAGTCTGGCCAGCTGTTCCTGCTCACGGCGCGCAGCATGGTCGAGCAGCTCGGCGAAGTGGTGCGTCACCTGCATCACCTCGAAGGGCAGCAGGGCGAGGCGCTGCAGATCGCCGCGGCCCACTCCCTGGTGTTCGGCTTCTTTCCGGAGTGGATCGCCCGTTTGCGCCGTGACGGCCTGCCGCTGACCACCCGGCTGGTGGCGACCAACGTCGGCGAGGCGGTGCATTCGCTGCGCGAAGGCACCTGCGACCTGATCCTCGCCTACCACGACCAGGACGCCGCCGTGCAACTGGCCCCCGATCTGTTCCCGTCGCTGCCCCTGGGTGTCAGCGAGATGCTGCCGGTGTGCGCCGTGGACGAGCAGGGCGCGCCCCTGTTCGATCTGGACGCCGGGCAGAGCGTGCCGCTGCTGGCCTACAGCGCCGGCACCTATCTGGGCCGTTCGGTGAACCTGCTGCTGCGCCAGCGCGCCCTGCGCTCGACCACCGTGCACGAAACGGCCATGGCCGACAGCCTCAAGGCCATGGCCCTGCAAGGCCTGGGCGTGGCCTGGGTGCCGCGCCTGTCGATGAACGCCGAGCTGGCACGTGGCGAGCTGGTGGTGTGCGGCAAAGAGCACTGGCACATCCCGCTGGAGATCCGCCTGTACCGCTGGAGCATGTCGCGCAAGGCGGCGGTGCGGCTGTTGTGGCGCAAGCTGGAAGGGGGCGTGGGGCAACTGGAGGCCATCGAGCAGCAAGCCGGAAAAATGTAA
- a CDS encoding TonB-dependent siderophore receptor encodes MSHPIRHQPLRVAIGHALFCLGLGLCIIPAVATAEPASAMKTYSLSIAAGPLDAALTRLSRDTGVSIAFEQSDLAGKRSPAVQGDLSIAEAMNRLLAGSGLQAMALGEGGYRLVPAMDDSAALQLGATSITGSALGQTTEGSGSYTTGSMSTATKLPLSIRETPQSVSVIGRQQIDDQGLATINDVAMKTPGLSMQKIGAERYNLYSRGFAVDSIMYDGLPSVLDASADTITPANLAMYDRVEVVRGANGLVQGSGNPSAAINLVRKRPTSSFQSSLGLSAGSWDNYRSELDVSGPLSESGKLRGRAVATYQDGNSFQDKLGKEHSLFYAIGELDITDMTTLAVSYTHQNENNDVAWGGGLPTAVDGSDLHLPRSTSFLTDWDYWDKEMDALFVELKHELANDWSVRVAANRTWSTLDYFGGYPGRTASNLGTLAYRVSGGKYDDTQSSYDAYLSGPFQLLGRTHELVLGYSYRDVDYNSHGSAATNAGVIGNPGAPDPGSWVKPNVSLYDFRDNRDMTQQGVYSTARFSLTDRLKLITGARLDWYDYQYIYNWRGDISTTEAKATRHLTRYAGLLYDLDQWHTLYASYTDIFQPQSSRDAGGQLIEPIEGKNYELGIKGEYFDGALNASIAVFQIDQQNRASEVDDPTSCFTYPSSTCYEATGKVQSRGIEAEISGAITPDWQLSAGYTFAEAKIRKDANADNEGRLFDTDIPRHLIKLTTMYRLPGALDRWRVGGSFYRQSSVFNEGVTGGQSWKIEQGSYNLVDLMSTYQASEHLDMRFALNNLFDKTYYQTIGQNISSWPTTFYGAPRNFQVSATYRF; translated from the coding sequence GTGAGCCACCCGATCCGTCACCAACCGCTGCGTGTCGCCATTGGCCACGCACTGTTCTGTCTGGGCCTCGGCCTGTGCATTATCCCTGCTGTCGCGACAGCCGAGCCGGCCAGCGCAATGAAGACCTACAGCCTGTCCATCGCTGCGGGGCCGCTGGATGCGGCGCTGACTCGCCTGAGCCGCGATACCGGCGTGAGTATCGCCTTCGAGCAGTCCGACTTGGCGGGCAAGCGCAGCCCGGCCGTACAGGGCGACCTGAGCATCGCCGAGGCGATGAATCGCCTGCTGGCGGGCAGCGGGTTACAGGCCATGGCGCTGGGCGAGGGCGGCTACCGATTGGTGCCCGCGATGGACGACTCGGCGGCGCTGCAACTGGGCGCCACCAGCATTACCGGCAGCGCACTGGGCCAGACCACAGAGGGCTCGGGTTCCTACACCACCGGCTCGATGAGCACCGCCACGAAATTGCCGCTTTCCATCCGCGAGACACCGCAGTCGGTTTCGGTGATCGGCCGCCAGCAGATCGACGACCAGGGCCTTGCGACCATCAACGATGTCGCCATGAAGACGCCTGGCCTGAGCATGCAGAAAATCGGCGCCGAGCGTTACAACCTTTACTCGCGTGGTTTCGCGGTGGACAGCATCATGTACGACGGTTTGCCCAGCGTGCTGGATGCGTCGGCCGATACCATCACCCCGGCCAACCTGGCGATGTACGATCGCGTCGAGGTGGTGCGCGGCGCCAATGGTCTCGTTCAGGGTAGTGGCAACCCGTCGGCGGCCATCAACCTGGTGCGCAAACGCCCCACCAGCAGTTTTCAGTCATCGCTCGGCCTCAGCGCCGGCAGCTGGGACAACTACCGCAGCGAGCTGGATGTGTCGGGCCCGTTGAGCGAGAGCGGCAAGCTGCGTGGCCGCGCGGTCGCGACCTACCAGGATGGCAATTCCTTTCAGGACAAGCTCGGCAAGGAGCACAGCCTGTTCTACGCGATCGGTGAGCTGGACATCACCGACATGACCACGCTGGCGGTCAGTTACACCCATCAGAACGAGAACAACGACGTGGCCTGGGGCGGCGGGCTGCCCACCGCGGTGGATGGCAGCGACCTGCACCTGCCCCGGTCGACCTCGTTCCTGACCGACTGGGATTATTGGGACAAGGAGATGGACGCGCTCTTCGTGGAGCTCAAGCATGAGCTGGCGAACGATTGGTCGGTGCGCGTGGCCGCCAACAGGACCTGGTCGACGCTCGATTATTTCGGCGGCTACCCCGGCCGCACCGCCAGTAACCTGGGCACGCTCGCCTATCGGGTGTCGGGCGGCAAATACGATGACACGCAGAGCAGTTACGACGCCTACCTGAGCGGGCCGTTCCAGCTGCTCGGCAGAACCCATGAGCTGGTGCTGGGCTACAGCTATCGCGACGTCGACTACAACAGCCATGGCTCGGCCGCGACGAACGCGGGTGTCATCGGCAATCCGGGCGCACCCGACCCGGGTAGCTGGGTCAAGCCCAACGTCAGCCTCTACGACTTCCGGGATAACCGTGACATGACCCAGCAGGGTGTCTACAGCACGGCGCGTTTTTCCCTCACCGACCGCTTGAAGCTGATCACCGGCGCCCGCCTGGACTGGTATGACTACCAGTACATCTACAACTGGCGCGGCGATATCAGCACCACCGAGGCCAAGGCGACCCGCCACCTCACCCGTTATGCCGGACTGCTCTACGATCTTGATCAATGGCACACCCTGTATGCCAGCTACACGGATATCTTCCAGCCGCAGTCCAGCCGCGATGCCGGCGGCCAGCTGATCGAGCCGATCGAGGGCAAGAACTACGAGCTGGGGATCAAGGGCGAGTATTTCGACGGTGCGCTGAATGCCAGCATCGCCGTCTTCCAGATCGATCAGCAGAACCGCGCCAGCGAGGTCGACGACCCCACCAGTTGCTTCACCTATCCCAGCTCGACCTGCTATGAAGCGACGGGCAAGGTGCAGAGCAGAGGCATCGAGGCGGAAATCAGCGGAGCCATCACGCCCGATTGGCAGCTGTCGGCCGGTTACACCTTTGCCGAGGCGAAGATCCGCAAGGACGCCAACGCGGATAACGAGGGGCGGCTGTTCGATACCGACATTCCACGGCACCTGATAAAGCTGACGACCATGTACCGGTTGCCTGGTGCGCTGGATCGTTGGCGGGTCGGGGGCAGCTTCTACCGCCAGAGCTCGGTGTTCAATGAGGGCGTAACGGGTGGCCAGTCCTGGAAAATCGAGCAGGGCAGCTACAACCTGGTGGACCTGATGAGCACCTACCAGGCCTCGGAGCACCTGGACATGCGCTTCGCGCTGAACAACCTGTTCGACAAGACCTACTACCAGACGATCGGGCAGAACATTTCCAGCTGGCCCACCACGTTCTACGGCGCGCCACGCAACTTCCAGGTGTCGGCCACCTACCGGTTCTGA